Proteins from one Xenopus tropicalis strain Nigerian chromosome 1, UCB_Xtro_10.0, whole genome shotgun sequence genomic window:
- the nars1 gene encoding asparagine--tRNA ligase, cytoplasmic, giving the protein MEEINDSAARLKLEEMYVSDREGNDSTGDGTKEKPFKTILKAMLAAGKEPFPTFYVDSQKENERWDVISKSQMKNNRKLWVREQMKNEAKEKKEAEDNLRREKNLEEAKKIVITNDPSLPAPVTLKIRQLEAYRGQRVKVFGWVHRLRRQGKTLMFIVLRDGTGYLQCVLSDQLCQCYNGLVLSTESTVAVYGTLNLVPDGKQAPGGHELACDYWEIVGLAPAGGADNLLNEESDVDVQLNNRHMMIRGENMSKIFKVRSTVIHCFRNHFFDRGYYEITPPTLVQTQVEGGSTLFKLDYFGEEAYLTQSSQLYLETCIPAMGDTFCIAQSYRAEQSRTRRHLAEYTHIEAECPFMTFEDLLNRLEDLVCDVVDRVLKSPVASLLYDLHPEFKPPKRPFRRMNYTEAITWLKEHDVKKDDGTYYEFGEDIPEAPERLMTDSINEPILLCRFPAEIKSFYMQRCAEDKRLTESVDVLMPNVGEIVGGSMRIWDSEELLEGYKREGIDATPYYWYTDQRKYGTCPHGGYGLGLERFLTWILNRHHIRDVCLYPRFVQRCKP; this is encoded by the exons ATGGAAGAAATCAATGATAGCGCCGCCAGGCTCAAACTCG AGGAAATGTACGTTTCTGACCGCGAGGGAAATGATTCCACTGGTGATGGAACCAAAGAAAAACCATTTAAGACTATTCTTAAG gcCATGTTAGCGGCTGGGAAAGAGCCATTCCCCACCTTCTATGTGGATTCTCAGAAAGAGAATGAG AGATGGGATGTTATTTCCAAGTCTCAGATGAAGAACAACCGCAAGCTCTGGGTGCGAGAGCAAATGAAAAACGAGGCCAAAGAAAAGAAAGAG GCAGAAGATAACTTAAGGCGCGAAAAAAACTTGGAGGAAGCAAAGAAAATCGTTATCACTAACGACCCGAGTCTTCCTGCCCCAGTGACa CTAAAGATTCGACAATTAGAGGCTTATCGGGGACAGCGAGTGAAGGTGTTCGGCTGGGTTCATAGGTTGCGCAGACAAG GAAAAACCTTAATGTTCATCGTACTAAGAGATGGCACTGGGTATCTTCAGTGTGTCCTAAGCGACCAATTG TGCCAGTGTTACAATGGACTGGTCCTATCCACAGAGAGCACCGTAGCTGTATATGGCACGCTGAACTTGGTACCAGATGGAAAACAG GCCCCAGGAGGCCATGAACTGGCTTGTGATTACTGGGAGATTGTTGGCTTAGCTCCTGCTGGTGGTGCTGATAACCTCCTCAATGAAGAGTCCGACGTGGACGTCCAGCTGAACAATCGCCACATGATGATCAGAGGAGAAAACATGTCTAAGATCTTCAAGGTTCGCTCCACGGTCATCCATTGCTTCAGGAACCATTTCTTTGACCGTGGCTATTATGAG ataaCGCCACCAACGTTGGTCCAGACTCAGGTGGAGGGGGGTTCCACACTGTTTAAGCTGGATTACTTCGGGGAGGAGGCCTATTTAACACAGTCCTCTCAGCTTTATCTTGAGACCTGCATACCAGCAATGGGGGACACGTTTTGTATTGCGCAGTCCTATCGAGCTGAACAGTCCAGGACGCGCCGACATTTGGCAGA GTACACCCACATAGAAGCAGAATGCCCCTTTATGACATTTGAAGACTTGCTTAACCGACTGGAGGATTTGGTGTGTGACGTCGTAGACAGAGTGTTAAAGTCCCCTGTGGCCAGCCTGCTGTATGACCTGCACCCG GAATTTAAGCCTCCCAAACGGCCTTTCAGAAGAATGAACTACACCGAGGCCATCACTTGGCTCAAAGAACACGATGTTAAAAAGGACGATGGCACTTACTATGAGTTTGGAGAG GATATCCCCGAGGCCCCAGAGAGACTGATGAcagacagcatcaacgagccaatctTGCTGTGCCGCTTTCCTGCTGAGATCAAGTCCTTTTATATGCAGCGCTGTGCCGAGGATAAGCGCCTGACCGAATCT GTGGATGTGCTGATGCCCAATGTGGGTGAGATTGTCGGCGGCTCCATGCGTATCTGGGATAGCGAGGAGCTGTTGGAGGGCTACAAGAGAGAAGGAATTGACGCAACGCCATATTACTGGTACACTGACCAG CGCAAATACGGCACGTGTCCGCACGGAGGGTATGGCCTGGGCTTGGAGAGGTTCCTCACCTGGATTCTTAACAGACACCACATCAGAGACGTGTGCTTGTACCCCCGATTCGTCCAGCGCTGCAAGCCTTAA